The proteins below are encoded in one region of Juglans microcarpa x Juglans regia isolate MS1-56 chromosome 4D, Jm3101_v1.0, whole genome shotgun sequence:
- the LOC121259201 gene encoding F-box/kelch-repeat protein At3g06240-like, producing the protein MSTKYLPENVIVEILLRLPVKSLVRFRCVSKRWRSLISDPRFAKSQFSQASERSQRLLISSRSEILSLDYNAPFGDSSTLREHVVPSLRRGRHVRIVGSCNGLVCVAVHRHKGFRIWNPSTGDVRKLPDPKFSLRGEDYWYGFGFDPSTDDYKLLVASFLFLPRYQESEGKLFSLKRNSWKTILQGVDASSEAKESTGILCNGSLHWQLELWEELDGVWVPECRDQICVFDLAEEKFHEMLMPVQVEDRYKGIFFCSLRNLGGCLCFISYNRTHIELWRMMEYGVRESWALMLSIAYFHVRISRHNLAPVCISRDGQVVAINDGKELLRCNSDGEILEHVLAFSDSRKCKAAVFVESLISPNHYSGVDGQGQRLFSDEDDDNCTQMLAHLTNEMQNGDASESQR; encoded by the coding sequence ATGTCTACGAAGTATCTACCCGAAAATGTGATAGTAGAAATCCTCTTGCGCTTGCCGGTCAAATCTTTAGTACGTTTTAGGTGTGTATCTAAACGATGGCGCTCTCTAATCTCGGATCCAAGATTTGCTAAATCGCAGTTCAGCCAAGCCTCTGAGCGATCGCAAAGACTTCTCATATCATCCCGTTCTGAAATTCTATCCCTAGACTACAACGCACCATTTGGGGACAGTTCCACTCTCCGAGAACACGTCGTCCCGTCCCTGAGACGCGGTCGTCATGTTAGGATCGTAGGGTCTTGCAATGGCCTGGTTTGTGTGGCTGTCCATCGCCATAAGGGCTTTCGCATTTGGAATCCTTCAACTGGTGACGTCCGGAAATTACCAGATCCTAAATTTTCACTTCGTGGGGAAGACTATTGGTATGGATTTGGATTTGATCCATCCACTGATGACTACAAGCTTCTCGTGGCCTCTTTCCTGTTTCTGCCTCGTTATCAGGAAAGCGAAGGTAAGCTTTTctctttgaaaagaaattcaTGGAAAACGATTCTTCAAGGCGTCGACGCTTCAAGTGAAGCCAAAGAATCAACCGGGATCCTTTGCAACGGGTCTCTGCATTGGCAACTTGAACTGTGGGAGGAACTTGATGGAGTGTGGGTGCCAGAATGTCGTGACCAGATATGCGTGTTTGATTTAGCCGAGGAGAAATTCCACGAAATGCTGATGCCCGTCCAGGTTGAAGATCGTTACAAGGGGATATTTTTCTGTTCTTTGAGGAATCTTGGAGGATGCCTGTGTTTTATTAGCTATAATCGTACCCATATAGAGTTATGGAGAATGATGGAATATGGAGTCCGAGAATCGTGGGCACTAATGCTTAGTATTGCATATTTTCACGTGAGAATATCCAGACATAATCTAGCCCCAGTTTGCATTTCTAGAGATGGTCAGGTTGTGGCGATAAATGACGGAAAGGAGTTACTGAGATGTAATTCTGATGGAGAGATTCTTGAACATGTTTTGGCTTTCAGTGACTCGCGAAAGTGTAAAGCAGCTGTCTTTGTTGAGAGTTTAAtttcacctaatcattacaGTGGTGTTGATGGGCAAGGGCAACGCCTTTTCTCTGATGAAGACGATGATAACTGCACTCAAATGCTGGCTCATCTCACCAATGAGATGCAGAATGGTGACGCTTCTGAATCTCAGAGATAA
- the LOC121260734 gene encoding F-box/kelch-repeat protein At3g06240-like: MTSNYLPEQVVVEILLRLPVKSLIRFRCVSKRWRSLISDPGFTKSQFRLASEHPERFLISSSSGIRSLGCDLPFGDSSALKELVVPFQRNCLRVRIIGSCNGLVFVALHPHKGFYIWNPSTGDHRKLPDPGAPLRGFIYWHGFGYDSSTDDYKLIVASYRLVKNDSGRSSEGEVFSLNKNSWKGILHDLDYSDGAKEPAGILCNGSLHWHLKVSEPARDEIYAFDLAEEKFHEIPMPIQEDEHPRRAPFSSLRNLGGCLCLVGYTRTHIDLWRMMEYGIGESWAPMFRVAYSHVKVYRYHLNPLWLSRGGQLVLIYAGKELMISTPEGEIEHVVAFSDSLTCEAAVFVESLISPNHYGGDERQRLLCDEDR; this comes from the coding sequence ATGACTTCGAATTATCTACCCGAACAAGTCGTCGTTGAAATCCTCTTGCGATTGCCGGTCAAATCTTTAATACGATTCAGGTGTGTATCTAAACGTTGGCGCTCGCTAATCTCGGATCCCGGATTCACTAAATCGCAGTTCCGGCTAGCGTCTGAGCACCCAGAAAGATTTCTTATATCATCCAGTTCTGGAATTCGATCCCTAGGCTGCGACTTGCCATTTGGGGACAGTTCCGCTCTCAAAGAACTCGTCGTCCCATTCCAGAGAAATTGTCTTCGTGTTAGAATCATAGGGTCTTGCAATGGGCTGGTTTTTGTAGCTCTCCATCCCCATAAGGGTTTCTATATTTGGAATCCTTCAACTGGAGACCACAGGAAATTGCCAGATCCTGGCGCTCCACTACGTGGCTTCATATATTGGCATGGCTTTGGGTATGATTCATCCACCGATGACTACAAGCTTATTGTGGCCTCTTACCGGCTTGTGAAAAATGATAGTGGCCGTTCAAGTGAAGGCGAGGTTTtctctttaaacaaaaattcatGGAAAGGTATTCTTCATGACCTCGACTATTCAGATGGCGCGAAAGAGCCAGCAGGGATCCTTTGCAATGGGTCTCTGCATTGGCACCTTAAAGTGAGCGAGCCCGCTCGTGACGAAATATATGCGTTTGATTTAGCAGAGGAGAAATTCCACGAGATACCGATGCCCATCCAGGAAGATGAACACCCTCGACGAGCACCTTTCAGTTCTTTGAGGAACCTTGGAGGGTGCCTGTGTTTAGTTGGTTATACTCGTACCCATATAGACTTATGGAGAATGATGGAATATGGAATCGGAGAATCATGGGCACCAATGTTCAGAGTTGCGTATTCTCATGTAAAAGTGTACAGATATCATCTAAACCCGCTTTGGCTTTCGAGAGGTGGTCAGCTGGTGTTAATATATGCTGGAAAGGAGTTAATGATAAGTACACCTGAAGGAGAGATTGAACATGTTGTGGCCTTCAGTGACTCACTTACGTGTGAAGCAGCTGTCTTCGTTGAGAGTTTAATTTCACCTAATCATTACGGTGGTGATGAAAGGCAACGCCTTCTCTGTGATGAAGACCGATGA